A region of Saccopteryx leptura isolate mSacLep1 chromosome X, mSacLep1_pri_phased_curated, whole genome shotgun sequence DNA encodes the following proteins:
- the CLDN2 gene encoding claudin-2: MASLGIQLIGYILGLLGLLGTMVAMLLPSWRTSSYVGASIVTAVGFSKGLWMECATHSTGITQCDIYSTLLGLPPDTQAAQAMMVTSSAISSLACIISVVGMRCTVFCQNSRAKDRVAVMGGVFFILGGLLSFIPVIWNLHGILRDFYSPLVPDSMKFEIGEALYLGIISSLFSLVAGVILCFSCSAQGNRTNYFDAYQAQPLATRSSPRPGQPPKVKNEFNSYSLTGYV; the protein is encoded by the coding sequence ATGGCCTCTCTTGGCATCCAACTTATAGGGTATATCCTGGGCCTTCTGGGGCTGTTGGGCACCATGGTGGCCATGTTGCTCCCCAGCTGGCGAACAAGTTCTTATGTCGGTGCCAGCATTGTGACGGCTGTCGGTTTCTCCAAGGGTCTCTGGATGGAGTGTGCTACACACAGCACAGGAATCACCCAATGTGACATCTACAGCACTCTTCTAGGCCTGCCCCCTGATACTCAGGCTGCCCAGGCCATGATGGTGACATCCAGTGCAATCTCCTCGTTGGCCTGCATTATCTCTGTGGTGGGCATGAGATGCACAGTCTTCTGCCAGAATTCCCGAGCTAAGGACAGAGTGGCAGTAATGGGAGGAGTCTTCTTCATCCTTGGAGGCCTCCTGAGCTTCATCCCTGTTATCTGGAATCTTCATGGGATCCTGCGGGACTTCTACTCCCCACTGGTGCCTGACAGCATGAAATTTGAAATTGGAGAGGCTCTTTATTTGGGCattatttcttccttgttctcCCTGGTAGCTGGAGTCATCCTCTGCTTTTCCTGCTCAGCCCAGGGAAATCGCACCAACTACTTCGATGCTTACCAGGCCCAGCCTCTTGCCACTAGGAGTTCTCCAAGACCCGGtcaaccacccaaagtcaagaaTGAGTTTAACTCCTACAGCCTGACAGGGTATGTGTGA